Proteins from a genomic interval of Musa acuminata AAA Group cultivar baxijiao chromosome BXJ1-9, Cavendish_Baxijiao_AAA, whole genome shotgun sequence:
- the LOC135592676 gene encoding uncharacterized protein LOC135592676, whose protein sequence is MSHVQSLSSPNRGLLIRPDARHGRKFSSLSRALYSNATYLYASPSIEFCQHKVFPRLIHNARKSGRCAPVYASGKKGDSTSENEPFSWETLKKAVGGFTFRRELTVQDMLRERAQERQFDGNGGDGISGGGGGDGSGGPEDEGFAGQFDELLQVIMAVIVVVVLYVLMISGEEITRLVRDYIRYLFGAKASVRLTRAMKKWRKFYRSVARKGVVRKDWLEREIVATPTLWHKPKWLAFVVRTCYERYEEERYREESD, encoded by the exons ATGAGTCATGTTCAATCTCTTTCCTCTCCTAATAGAGGTCTCCTTATTCGGCCGGATGCAAGACATGgaagaaaattttcttccttaTCTCGGGCCTTATACTCAAATGCTACATACTTATATGCCTCTCCATCTATTGAGTTCTGTCAACACAAGGTGTTCCCAAGATTGATTCATAATGCACGAAAGAGTGGAAGATGTGCTCCAGTTTATGCATCTGGGAAAAAGGGAGACTCTACGAGTGAAAACGAG CCTTTTTCATGGGAAACACTAAAGAAAGCTGTTGGAGGTTTTACTTTTAGGAGAGAGCTAACAGTGCAGGATATGTTGAGAGAGCGGGCACAGGAAAGGCAATTTGATGGTAATGGAGGTGATGGAATATCTGGTGGCGGTGGTGGGGATGGTTCTGGTGGACCAGAAGATGAAGGTTTTGCAGGACAATTTGATGAACTCCTGCAGGTGATTATGGCAGTAATCGTTGTAGTGGTGCTG TATGTCCTAATGATCAGTGGCGAGGAAATAACACGTCTTGTCAGGGACTATATCAGGTATCTTTTTGGAGCTAAAGCCAGTGTCCGCTTGACACGTGCTATGAAGAAATGGCGCAAGTTCTACCGGAGTGTTGCTCGGAAAGGAGTGGTGAGAAAGGATTGGTTGGAACGTGAGATTGTTGCAACGCCAACATTGTGGCACAAGCCTAAGTGGCTGGCGTTTGTAGTGCGGACTTGCTATGAGAGATACGAGGAAGAGAGATACAGGGAAGAAAGTGATTAA